A region of the Candidatus Hydrogenedentota bacterium genome:
TTTGTTGAGAGATGGCTTCGTTGCATCCCGCAAGGCCGCCGGGACGGCGGCGCTACGGCGGGAGGTCCTGCTTGCACGGGGACGGCCGTTGACGGCGCGATGTCTCCCCTCTACTCCCCCTCCCCCTCGGGGTCGCGCATGGTTTTGTGCTCGAGGAAGCAGCAGCCGGGGCACATGGCGAAGAGGCGGGTGCGGCAGGTTTGGCGGAAGGCGCGCATCTCGGGGTTGTTCCAGAGTTCCTGGAGGGTCTGCTCGCGGACGTTGCCGACGCGCTTGATCCAGCAGGAGTAGGCGGCGCCCTGGCGGCCGATGAACATCGTGTTCCACGCGTTGCGGCAGGTGTAGTCGGCGAGGCGGATGCCGGTGTCGTAGTAGCGGATGAGCTCGGAGACGGGCATGCGCGGCAGGCGCAGGGCGACCCCGGCGTCGCGGGCGGCGTCGCGGGTGCGGTCGAGGGCCTCGGCGAGCTGTTTGGGGTCAATGCGGGGCCAGGAGAGGTCGCCGGGGCGGAACGACGCGGGGTCGGCCTCGCCGAGGCCGGGAAGGTCGTGCATGCGGGTTTCGGTGACGAGGTTGAGGACATCGGCGCCGGCGGCGGCGGCGACGCGGGGCATCTCGTGGAGGACATGGACGCTGGCCTGCTGGAGCACCGTGGTGACGTGGATGCGCGGGCAGGCCCTGCGGGCGGCGGTCCGCGCGGCGCGCAGGGCGGCCATGCCCGCCATGGTGCGCTCAAAGGCGCCCTTCATGGACCGGATCTCGTCGTGTAGGTCGCCGGGGGCCTCAATGGAGGTGCCGACGAAGTTGAGGCCGAGGCCGCCCGTCCGGCGCGGGGCGAGGGCGGCGAGCTGCGCGGCGCGCTCCTCCGTGAGCAGGGTGGCGTTGGTGATGACATGGGTCCGGCACCGGCGCGAGGCGCTCTCCAGCAGCTCCCCGATGTCCTTGCGGAGGAGGGGCTCGCCCCCCGTGAAGGTGACGAGGCAGAAGCGGTGGCACTGGCTGATGACCCGGAGCCATTCCTCGGTCGTCAGTTCGCCGTCCTTCTGCGCGCCGGCGGGGGTGTTCTCCAGGAAGTCCAGGTACTGGCACATGCGGCAGCGCAGGTTGCACCGCCGGGTCATCTCGAAGAAGTAATGCCACGCGGGAAAGGCGCGGCCCGACGCGAAGAAGCGGCGGGGCACGGCGCTGTAAAAGCGCTGCGCGGCCTCATACAGCCGCGCCGCGCTCAGCATCTCCCGGAAATCACTGTCCGCCATCCGTCATCCTTCCGAAGGTCCGTTGCGGAAACACCCAAGCGGGGGTTCCGATTTCATGATGGGGCATTATAGCCCGGATCGTTGGGGGAGCGGCGGTTTCGGTGTCCGCGCGGGGGCGCGCATGGACGAGATGGACGGAATGGACGAGATGGACGGAATGGACAGAATGGACGATATGGACGAGATGGACGAAATGGACGGAATGGACAAGGAATGAGGCCACCTGCGTCGGATCTGTCCTCCGGGTCCATCCTGTCCATATCGTCCATTCTGTCCATTTCGTCCATTCTGTCCATATCGTCCACCCGGCCCGGCCCGGGGCGCGGGCTGCGGCCACCGTCCGCCGCCCGTCCTGCTCATTTTTCGCATTACCCCCTTACAAATGGGCGGAATTTATGTTATGCTCTTAGGGGAAGGGATTTGGCCACGGGAGGCTGTGCGGCTGTCCGCGTCCGCGCGGGCGCAGGAGAGGAACGGGCGCGTGGTCAAGGCGAGAACGGAACAGCGGGACTCGGACCGGGTGCGCGTCGCCGCGCGCGTGGAGGTGCGCCTCCACAGCGGGGTGCTGGTGGAGGGGGGGGTGGTGGACCTGAGCGAGCGCGGCATCCTGATGGCCACGGAGCGGTCGCTGCCGCTGGACAGCCGGGTGCGCGTGCTCATCTGCCCGGAGGGCGGCCACGCCCGCGACGGGGTCTGCCTGGACGGCCGGGTGGCCCGCGTGGACATACGGGGGGTGGCCATCGCCTTCGCCCCGATGGATTCGATCGAACGGAAGCGGCTGCGGCGCATCATGGACACGGACGGGGAGGCCCCCTCCGGCGGCGCCTGAGGGCCGCGCCCCACAGAAGAACGCACGCCCTTACGGAGGAACCGACGGGGATGAACAAGAGACGGGTGCTTTTCGCGTTTGCGGGACTGCTGCTTGCGGGCGGCTGCGTTTCGGACCCCTCCACAGTGCGGGAAAAGGACGGCCAGCCCTACGGCGTCACGGACGGCGTGTTCCACGGGCGCTGGTGGAGCTACTACGAGCGGGGGACCTCCTATCTGGCGGGGGGCTTCCATGAGGAGGCGGCGGCGGACTTCGAGCAGGCGCTCAAGGGGCGCTCGCGCGACACCTGGCGCGCCCGCACCTACGGCCTGCATTTTGTGGAGTACTTCCCCGCCCGCGAGCTGGGCGTCTGCTATCTGCGTCTGGGGCGGCTGGACGAGGCGGAACAGCAGCTCCAGGAAGCCCTGGCCATGGTGGACACGGAGCGCGCCCATGCCCTTCTCGACGAGGTGAAAAAGGAGAAGATCCGCACGGGGGCGCTCAAGGACGACACCGCCCCCGCCCTCGCGGCGGACATGCAGCCCGCCCGCATCGTCTCCGAGCGCGAGCTGCCCGTCGAGGTGGCCGTCGCCGACGACACCGGCGTGGCCGAGGTTCGTGTGAACGAGCAGAAGGCCTTCCAGCGCGGCAGCCAGACGGAGATCAAGGTGAAGGAGACTGTCGAGCTGGACGAGGGCACGCACGAGGTGACGGTGACGGCGGTGGACCTGGCGGGCAAGGAGACGGAGCAGAAAACGACGGTGACGGTGGACATGACGGGGCCCACGCTGGGCATCTACATCCCCGTGGAGCCGACAGTCACGGGCGACCGCACCATCCTGCTGGAGGGCGCGGCGGTGGACACGAACGGCGTGAGCCGCGTGGCCGTGGACCAGCGGGTCGTGGCCGAGTCGGCGGGCGATCCGAAGCTGGCCTTCACCGCCGAGCTGCCCCTGGCCCCCGGCGAGAACACCTTCGTGGTGGCGTCGAACGACACGGCGGGCAACGAGACCCGCTCGGCGCTTAAGGTTTTCCAGGGCGACCCCGAGTCCGTGGAGGCCAAACTGTGGCTCCGGCAGCAGCGGCAGGACCGCGGCGGGCTGGTCTTCGCCTCCGCCGACGCGCCGCAGGTGCTGCTCCAGCTCGCGCAGGAGGCCGCCCCCGCGCCAGAGGACGGCGAAATCCGCCTGAAGTCGCCCCTGTCCGACAAGCCCTACCGACACAGCCGCGCGCTCATGGTGTCCGGCGAGGTCGTGGGGCCGCAGCCCCTCAAGTCCATCTCCATCAACGGCGTGCCCGTGGAGCCCCTGGCCAACGCGCCGAAGGAGAGTTTCACGCGGCGGCTTCCGCTGGAGACGGAGAAGGAGGGGCGGTTCCAGGTGGCCATCCGCGCCGAGGACGCCACCGGGAAGGTGCTGGAGAAGTCGGTGGACGTGGAGGTGCGCCCCGTGGCGCTGAACACCGTCGAGAGCCGGATGCCCGTGGCCGTGCTGGCCTTTGCCGGGCCGGGGGTGGACGAGGGGGCGGCGTTCGCCCTCCGCGCGGAGACCGAGGCCGCCGTGACGCTAAAGGGGCGGTTCCGCTGCCTCGAGCGCGCGCAGCTCCAGCAGGTGCTCACGGAGCAGCAGCTCGCCCAGGCGCTGGCCGACCCCAATCAGGCCATCGCCCTGGGCCGCCTCACGAACGCCCAGATTTTCCTGACCGGCGAGCTGTTCCCCCGCGACGGCAAGGGGCTCGAGGTCAAGCTGCGCGTCATCAGCACGGAGACCTCGGACATCGTGTCCATCCTCGACGCGTTCATCGCCGACGCGTCGGACCCGGCGCAGGTGAAGCAGGCGGCGGCGGCGCTGTCGGCGCAGCTGGAGGCGATGTACCCGAAGCTGTCCGGCGAGGTGATGGCCGTGCGCGGCGCGGGCGCGGGCGCCGAACTGCTCTTGAACTGGACCAAGGAGGACGGCGTGCGGCAGGGCGCGTACCTGCTGCTTGTGAACGAGACGCCGGCCTGGGTGGACGAGACGACCGGCGAGGTGCTCGCGCCGCCGGAGTATGTGCCCGTGGGCCGCGCCCGGATCGAGAGTCCGGGCGACACCGGCACGCGCGCGAAGACGCTTGACCTTCAGCAGGAGGGTGCGACGATTGAAAAAGGCATGCCCGCTGTCACGATGTGACGCCCCGTTCCGGCGGCCGGGGATCGCGCTGCTGGCCGTGCTGGCCGCGGCGGCCCTCGCGCCGTGCGCCGGGGCGCAGTCCGTCAACATCACGTCCTCCCCGAACGTGGTGGGGAGCGGCGCGCGCGCCCTGGGCATGGGCGGCGCGTTTGTGGCCGTGGCCGACGACGCCACGGCGGCCTCGTGGAACCCCGGCGGGCTCACCCAGCTGGAGCGCCCCGAGTTCTCGCTGGTCTACGACTTCAAGTGGGACGGCGAGGAGTTCTCCTCGGACCGGCACCCCGAGATGGACGAGGGCCACAGCCTCAGCCTGAGCGGCCTGAACTACATGAGCGCGGTCTACCCCCTGCCCTTCGCGCCCGGGGGCCGCAACCTCGTGGTGAGCCTGAGCCTCCAGCGCAAGTTCGACTTCGACCGCCGGCTGAAGTTCCGCTACAACGGCATCGTCCCCGCCGGGGGCGCCGCGGCCCTGTTCTCCTCCCTCGTGGATTACCGGCAGGAGGGCCAGCTCTCCAGCCTCTCGCCCGCCGTCGGCTTTGAGATCACCGAGGAGCTGTCCCTGGGCCTCGTGGTCAACCTGTGGAACGAGGACATCATCCCGAACAACGAGTGGAAGTCCGTCTCGGAGCAGCGCGTCCTGAGCCGCATCCTGGGCGGCTTCGCCACCAACACCCTCTCCCGGACCATTGAGCGCCACAAGAACTTCCACGGCATCAACTACACCGCCGGCGCGCTGTACAAGCCCGACGACCGGTGGAGCTTCGGCCTGGTCTACCACACCCGCTTCACCGCCGGGGTGGACTACGAGCAGTCGCAGGAGGTGCGCGTGGGCGGCGTGCGCGGCATGCTCCGCACCGGGTCGCGCCACAAGGAGATCACCTTCCCCGACGCCGTGGGCGCGGGCGCGGCCTACCGCTTCCCCAACGACAAGCTCACGCTTTCCTTCGACGTGACGCGCCGGTCGTGGGACCAGTTCGTGATCCATGACAAGCGCAACCGGAACCCGCGCCTGCGCAAGGTGTGGGGCGTGTCGGGCCTGGACACGGACGCCCACGACATGGACGCCGTGTGGACCGTGCGCGCGGGCGCCGAGTATGTGTTTGTGGACGCGCGGAAGCCCGTGCAGAACATCCTGCCGAGCGTGCGCGCCGGCGTGTTTTACGACCCCGAGCCCGCCAGCGGCCGCCGGGACGGCTTCCTCGGCCTGAAGCGGGGCGACGGGTCGCCGGACAACTACTACGGCGTCACGCTGGGCCTGGGACTGCTGCTGTACGACCGCGTGAACCTGGACCTGGCCTACGTCTACCGCTGGGGCGACGACAACCGGGTGGACACCTTCGGGTTCTCGGGCACGCGCGCCGATGTGGACCAGCACACCGTCTACCTGTCCACGGTCATCTACTTCTGATCCCGCGGGCCGCCGCGTCCCTCGTCCACGATGGAGCGTTTCCAGAGGGGCACGCCCACCTGGTAGGCCGCGCGCCCGACGAGGTGCGCCGCCACGGGGGCGGTGAGGAAGATAAACACCACGATGAGGGAGGCCCGCACCGCGATGGCGAAGTCGCCGAAGTGCAGGGCGACCGCGACAATGGCGCAGGTGACGCCCAGGGTGCCGCTCTTGGTGGCGGCGTGCATCCGGATGTAGAGGTCGGGCAGGCGGACCACGCCCAGCGCGGCCAGGAACATGAACGCCGCCCCCGCAAGCATCAGCAGCTCGACCAGCATTTTGCTCATGGCTTCCCCCCCCTGGCCACGTAGTACGCGAAGGCCACCGTTCCCAGGAACGACACGACCGCGAGCACCAGGGCGTCGCGCATGTAGACGGGCTGGTCGAAGACCAGGGCGCACATGCAGATGATCCCCACCACCAGCGTGGAGATGAGGTCCAGCGCGACGACCCGGTCGGGGAGCGTCGGGCCGCGCAGGAGCCTTCCCACGGTCAGCAGCAGCGCGCCGCCCAGCAGCGCGGCGGCCATGTGCATCAAGGGGCTCATCGCAGCAGCTCCAGCAGGCGGCGCTCCAGCCCGTCCTTGATTTCCCGGCGCACGTCCTCCGGGTCGGTGATGAACATGGCGTGCAGGTACAGCGTCCTGCGGTCCTCCGACACGTCGAGGGTCAGCGTGCCCGGCGTCAGGGTGATGAGGTTCGCCAGGAGGGTGATCTCCAGGTCCGTCTCCGCGTCCAGCGGCACCGCCACCACGCCGGGCCGCGACGTGTGCCACGGGGTGATGATGTCGTAGGCCACGCGGAGGTTGGACACCACCATCTGCCACAGGAACCACGGAAAAAATAGCAGAAGCCTCCGGGTCCGAAGGAAATAGCCGCTTTCGGCCCCGGCCCGTGTCAGCGACAGCGCCGCGTAGGCGAGGACAAACCCCGCCAGCAGGTTGAGCGGCGTCATCGCGCCGGTCAGCGCGCCCCAGAGCAGCGCCAGCAGGATGTTCCACAGGAAGAGGATCATGCCGCGCCCTCCCCGAGGACCGCGCGGATGTAGGCGCCCTTGTCCAGCAGCTGCTCCGCCGCATCCAGCGCCAGCCGCATGCACGGGCCCGCGCCCAGCCCCATGAGCAGCGACACCGCCGCCAGCGCCGTCACGGGGATGAGCATCCCGGCGACGGCCCGGTCGGTCTCCGGGTCGCGGCCCGGCGCGGGGTCGGGCATGCCCTCCGGCGCGGGCTTCCAGAAGGCGTGGGTCCATATTTTGGTCATGGAGTACAGCGTCAGGAAACTGACCACGACGGCGACGGTGAAGACGGTCCAGTGGCCGGTGCGCGCGGCGGCGACCAGCAGGGCGAGCTTGCCAAAGAACCCGGAGAAGGGGGGCAGGCCGGCCAGCGACATGGCGGACACGAAGAAGCACGCGGCGAGCCACGGCCGCGCGCGGCAGAGCCCGCCCAGACGGTCGAGGTGGGTCTCCCCGGTCAGGCGGCGCGCGATGCCCGCCACCAGGAAGAGGTTCGTCTTCACAACGATGTTGTGGACCATGAAAAAGACCGCGCCCGCGAGGCCCATGGCCGAGAAGAGCCCGAGGCCCATGACGATGTAGCCGATCTGGCTGACAATATGGAACGCGAGAATCTTCGGGAAGTCGTACTTCGACGCCGCGCCCAGCACGCCCGTGAGCATGGTGACCCCGGCCAGGGCGAGAATCACCGGATGGGTCCACCCGATGTCGTGCGAGAAGACCAGGGTGAACACGCGGATCAGGGCGTAGGCCCCCACCTTGGTCAGCAGCGCGCTGAACAGCGCGGCCACCACCGTCGGCGGCGTGTGGTACGACGCGGGCAGCCAGAAGAAGAAGGGGAACAGGGCGGCCTTGATGCCGAAGGCGACGAGGAACAGCATGGCGATGGCGGTCAGCAGCCCCGGCGAGAGGTGCGTGTCCACGGCGAGGGAGAGGTCCGCCAGGTTGAGCGTGCCCACGCGCCCGTAGAGGATGCCCGCGCCGGAGAGGAACACGGCGGAGGAGACCAGGTTGAGGGTGACATACTTGATCGCGCCCTCGAGCTGGGGGCGTTCGCCGCCCAGCGCCATGAGAGCGAAGGACGCCATGAGCATCACCTCGAACCACACATAGAGGTTGAAGATGTCGCCCGTGAGGAAGGCCCCGCACACCGCAGCCAGCAGGGCCAGCACCAGCGGGTAGTAGCCGAAGCGCTCCCGGCCGCGGTCCAGGGCGAACAGGGAGTAGACCACGATGCACAGGCCCATCCCGGCGCCCGCGCACACCATGACCGCGGCGAGCAGGTCCGCCACGAAGGTGATGCCGAAGGGCGCGGGCCAGCCGCTGATCTGCACCGCCGCCACGCCGCCGCCGCGCACCCCCGCGAACAGCGCCGCCGCCGCGAGGCAGTGCGCCAGCGACACGCCGAGCGCCACGGCGCGCTGCGCGCCCGGGCTGCGGAAGAGCAGCACGCACAGCACGGCCCCCGTCAGGGGAACCAGCAGCGGGAGTGTCAGCGGCAGGCTCATGTGTCGGTGCCCTTCAGCTCGTCCACGTCGTCCGTGGGCACCACCTGGTGCGTCCGCTCCACCAGCGCCAGCAGAAAGGCCAGCACGCCGAACCCGATGACAATGGCCGTGAGGATGAGCGCCTGCGGCAGCGGGTCCGCCGTGTCCGGCGGCGCCGACAGCGCGCCCTCGGCGATGATGGGCGCGCGCGCGCGGGTGAGGCCGCCCGCCGTGAAGATCAGCAGGTTCGCGCCGTGGCCGAGCAGGGCCAGCCCGAGGATGATCTTCACCACATTGCGCTGCAGCAGCAGGTACACGCCCGCCGCGTACAGCCCGCCGACCACCGCCGCGAAGAGAAGCTCCATCACGGTTCCCCCCGGTCCACGTCGGCCATGGAGAAAATGATGAGCAGCGACACGCCGACGACGTCCAGGCACACCCCGGCGTCGAACAGCAGCGGCGTCCCCAGGGCCGCCACGCCCCCGCCGGGAAGCGGCACGTTCACCCAGTACGCCGTCAGGAAAGGCTCGCCCGCCAGCAGCCCCACGACTCCGGAGGCCAGCGCCAGCAGCAGGCCCGTGCCGATGAGATACCGGGGGTCCAGCCAAAGCCTCCGCCGCGCCTCGGCCGTGTCAAAGGCCAGCGCGTACAGCACAAAGGCCGACGCGGCCACCAGCCCGCCCGTGAACCCGCCGCCGGGCTCGTTGTGGCCGCTCATGAGCAGGAACACGGAGAGCAGCAGCAGGATGGGGAACATGTAGCGCGTGGCGGAGCGGAAGATGACGGAGTTCACGGCTTCCCCCCCTCCCCGCGCGGCTTCAGATACAGCACGGCATAGGCCCCGAGGGCCGCCAGCGCCAGCACGGTGATCTCGCCCAGCGTGTCCAGGGCGCGGAAGTCCACCAGGATCACGTTCACCACGTTGCGGCCGTGGCCCAGGGACAGGCTGTTGTCCGAGAAATAGCGCGCGAGGGCCGTCGGGTGGTGCTCGTCGGCGGCCACCAGCACCAGCAGCGCCATGACCACGCCCACCGACCCCGCCAGCAGGAGGTTTCCGGTCTGGAAGACCCGGCGTGCGGGCGGCGCGAAGGCGGGCAGGTGGTAAAACGCGAGCACCAGCAGGATGACCGTGAGCGTCTCGATGACGAACTGGGTCATGGCCAGGTCGGGCGCGCCGAAAAGAATGAAGATGATCGCCATGCCGTAGCCCACCACGCCCAGCGCGGCCACGGCGGCCAGCCGCGTCCGCATGTGGACCACCGCGCCGATGGAGACCGCCATGAGCAGCCCCAGCCCGACCTCATGGAAGCGCAGGTGGAGCAGCGCGGACAGGGACCGGCTGTGCAGGATGCGCCCCACCTCGGGGCTGTGGCGCAGGAGCACCGGCGCGGTCAGCAGCACGAGGGCCAGGAAGACCAGGGTAAGATAGCCGCGCAGGTACCCGTGCTGGATCGCCCGCGTCTGCGCGCCCGCCGCCCACACCATCCCCCGCATCCCGGCGTTCCAGAGGTTTTCCGGCTCCCCCGGCGACAGCAGCCGGAACCCGCCGAGCAGCCCCCGGATCCGGTCCCGCGCGAAGAACAGGCCCAACCCGACGACGAGGGTGGCCGCGCTCAGGCCCAGCACCAGCCCGCCGTGCGCGGCGTGCCCGGAGGGGGCCAGGGATTCCCCCAGCACGCCCGCCGCCGCGGGCAGCAGCAGGGCGCGGTCGAGCAGACCCGGCGCGAACCCGAACCCCAGCGACCCCGCCGCCAGCGCCAGGGGAGGAAGCCACAGGGACGGGGACGGCTCATGGGCGTGTTTTGGCGTGTCGAGGGGGCGCCCCAAGAAGGGGCGCACACCCACCGCCAGCGCGACCAGCACAAAGAGCAGCGCGCCCGCAACGGTCACCGCCGCCACGGCGGGCGAGGCCAGCACGGCGGCGTAAACATGCTCCTTGGCCGTGAACCCGAAAAGGGGCGGCACGCCCGCCATGGACAGGGCGACCACGGCCGCCGCCGCCGCCGTGAGCGGCATGGCCCGTCCCAGTCCGGAAAGCCGCCGCAGGTCGCGCTCCCCCGTGGCGTGGTCCACCGCCCCGCCCACGAGAAAGAGCCCGGCCTTGTACAGCGCATGGGCGAAAAGGAAGGCGACCGCCGCATGGACCGCCGCCTCGGTGCCGATGCCGAAGAGCAGCATCATGACCCCCAGCGCCGCCACGGTGGAATAGGCCAGCATCCGCTTGATCACCGTCTGCGCCGCCGCCCGCACCCCGCCGTAGAGCAGCGTCGCGCCGCCGAACACGACGAGTCCCGTGTGCCACACGGCGTCGTCCGCGAACAACGGGTGCATCCGCGCGACAAGGTACACGCCCGCTTTCACCATCGTCGAGGAGTGCAGGTAGGCGCTGGCGGGGGTTGGCGCGGCCATGGCGTTCGGCAGCCAGAAATGGAACGGAAACTGCGCGGACTTGGTGAAGGCCCCCAGCAGGAGCAGCACGACCACCGTGACGCGCGCGGGATGTCCGCGCAGCAGCTCCGCCGACGCGGCCATGCCCGACAGGCCGGTGTTTCCCGTCACCCCGGCGAGGATCACCAGCCCCGCCAGCAGGGCAAGCCCCCCCGCCGCCGTCACCAGGAGCGCCTGCAACGCCGCCGCCCGCGAGGCCTCCTCGTCGTGGTTGAACCCGATGAGCAGGTAGGAGGTGAAGCTGGTCAGTTCCCAGAAGATGAACAGTAGATAGAGGTTGTCCGCCAGCACAAGGCCAAGCATGGACGCCATGAACGCGAAGAGGTACAGGAACCAGCGGCCCAGGAACGGGTGGTTCGAGAGATAGCCGCCGGAGTACACCGTCACCAGCGCGCCGATGCCGGAGATGAGCAGCGCGAAGAGCAGGGACAACCCGTCCGCGCGGAAGGCGAGGCTCACGCCCAGTTCCGGGGCCCAGTCCAGCGTGGACACCGCCCCCCCCGCCGCCAGCAGCCGCAGGAAGTACAGGAACAGTCCGCCGGGGAGCGCCGCGAGGATCCATCCGGTCCGTTTGCCCGCCGCGCCGCACACCGCCGGCGCAAGCAGGGCCCCCGCGAAACCGGACATGACGGCAATCAGCATACGCCTCCTGTTCAGTCTTGATCTGGGGTTGCTCCCGAAAGCTTCCTAAGTGGCACGCTCTTTATAACATAGCGGGAGGGCAAGTTCTATTCCCCGGATGCCCGGGTCAGGGGCGAACACGGACGAGCACGGACTAACACGGACGAAATCAGGCCGAGCCCCCCTCAATTCTCCCTGCCCGGATTCCGGTGTCCGTGTCGGTCCGTGCAGGTCCGTGTTCGTCCGTGATTTCCATGCGCCTGTGCCTGCCGCCGGGCACCGATTCGGGGTATAATCAGGCGCATTAATCCGACATTCCCGGAGACCGGCCCATGGAAGAGACGACCCGCCCCGACATCCCCGAATCCGCCGCCGAGCAGTCCCCCGCGCCCGCCGCGCCCCTCAAAGCGCCGGAGGGCGAGGTGTTTCAGGGGGTGCAGGCCGCTGTGGCCGCCGTGCTGGTGGGCGTGGCCGCGCTGTTGGTCCATTTTTCCGTCGTGCACGTCCCCTTTAGCGGTCCAGGCGATGACCTGCTCTGCGACACGCCGAAGGCCCACGCGCTCCTCACCGCGCCGGAAGCCTTCCCCCTGCTGCCCGACGCCCCGCTCACCGTGCTGGGGCTGTCCGCGGCGTGGCAGGCCGGCGGCGGCGGTGCGGGAACCGTCCGCGCGCTCGGCCTCTTCGCGCATGTT
Encoded here:
- a CDS encoding Na+/H+ antiporter subunit C → MELLFAAVVGGLYAAGVYLLLQRNVVKIILGLALLGHGANLLIFTAGGLTRARAPIIAEGALSAPPDTADPLPQALILTAIVIGFGVLAFLLALVERTHQVVPTDDVDELKGTDT
- a CDS encoding Na+/H+ antiporter subunit D is translated as MSLPLTLPLLVPLTGAVLCVLLFRSPGAQRAVALGVSLAHCLAAAALFAGVRGGGVAAVQISGWPAPFGITFVADLLAAVMVCAGAGMGLCIVVYSLFALDRGRERFGYYPLVLALLAAVCGAFLTGDIFNLYVWFEVMLMASFALMALGGERPQLEGAIKYVTLNLVSSAVFLSGAGILYGRVGTLNLADLSLAVDTHLSPGLLTAIAMLFLVAFGIKAALFPFFFWLPASYHTPPTVVAALFSALLTKVGAYALIRVFTLVFSHDIGWTHPVILALAGVTMLTGVLGAASKYDFPKILAFHIVSQIGYIVMGLGLFSAMGLAGAVFFMVHNIVVKTNLFLVAGIARRLTGETHLDRLGGLCRARPWLAACFFVSAMSLAGLPPFSGFFGKLALLVAAARTGHWTVFTVAVVVSFLTLYSMTKIWTHAFWKPAPEGMPDPAPGRDPETDRAVAGMLIPVTALAAVSLLMGLGAGPCMRLALDAAEQLLDKGAYIRAVLGEGAA
- a CDS encoding radical SAM protein produces the protein MADSDFREMLSAARLYEAAQRFYSAVPRRFFASGRAFPAWHYFFEMTRRCNLRCRMCQYLDFLENTPAGAQKDGELTTEEWLRVISQCHRFCLVTFTGGEPLLRKDIGELLESASRRCRTHVITNATLLTEERAAQLAALAPRRTGGLGLNFVGTSIEAPGDLHDEIRSMKGAFERTMAGMAALRAARTAARRACPRIHVTTVLQQASVHVLHEMPRVAAAAGADVLNLVTETRMHDLPGLGEADPASFRPGDLSWPRIDPKQLAEALDRTRDAARDAGVALRLPRMPVSELIRYYDTGIRLADYTCRNAWNTMFIGRQGAAYSCWIKRVGNVREQTLQELWNNPEMRAFRQTCRTRLFAMCPGCCFLEHKTMRDPEGEGE
- a CDS encoding PilZ domain-containing protein: MVKARTEQRDSDRVRVAARVEVRLHSGVLVEGGVVDLSERGILMATERSLPLDSRVRVLICPEGGHARDGVCLDGRVARVDIRGVAIAFAPMDSIERKRLRRIMDTDGEAPSGGA
- a CDS encoding Na+/H+ antiporter subunit B — translated: MNSVIFRSATRYMFPILLLLSVFLLMSGHNEPGGGFTGGLVAASAFVLYALAFDTAEARRRLWLDPRYLIGTGLLLALASGVVGLLAGEPFLTAYWVNVPLPGGGVAALGTPLLFDAGVCLDVVGVSLLIIFSMADVDRGEP
- a CDS encoding DUF4040 domain-containing protein, encoding MLIAVMSGFAGALLAPAVCGAAGKRTGWILAALPGGLFLYFLRLLAAGGAVSTLDWAPELGVSLAFRADGLSLLFALLISGIGALVTVYSGGYLSNHPFLGRWFLYLFAFMASMLGLVLADNLYLLFIFWELTSFTSYLLIGFNHDEEASRAAALQALLVTAAGGLALLAGLVILAGVTGNTGLSGMAASAELLRGHPARVTVVVLLLLGAFTKSAQFPFHFWLPNAMAAPTPASAYLHSSTMVKAGVYLVARMHPLFADDAVWHTGLVVFGGATLLYGGVRAAAQTVIKRMLAYSTVAALGVMMLLFGIGTEAAVHAAVAFLFAHALYKAGLFLVGGAVDHATGERDLRRLSGLGRAMPLTAAAAAVVALSMAGVPPLFGFTAKEHVYAAVLASPAVAAVTVAGALLFVLVALAVGVRPFLGRPLDTPKHAHEPSPSLWLPPLALAAGSLGFGFAPGLLDRALLLPAAAGVLGESLAPSGHAAHGGLVLGLSAATLVVGLGLFFARDRIRGLLGGFRLLSPGEPENLWNAGMRGMVWAAGAQTRAIQHGYLRGYLTLVFLALVLLTAPVLLRHSPEVGRILHSRSLSALLHLRFHEVGLGLLMAVSIGAVVHMRTRLAAVAALGVVGYGMAIIFILFGAPDLAMTQFVIETLTVILLVLAFYHLPAFAPPARRVFQTGNLLLAGSVGVVMALLVLVAADEHHPTALARYFSDNSLSLGHGRNVVNVILVDFRALDTLGEITVLALAALGAYAVLYLKPRGEGGKP
- a CDS encoding Na+/H+ antiporter subunit G — its product is MSKMLVELLMLAGAAFMFLAALGVVRLPDLYIRMHAATKSGTLGVTCAIVAVALHFGDFAIAVRASLIVVFIFLTAPVAAHLVGRAAYQVGVPLWKRSIVDEGRGGPRDQK
- a CDS encoding Na+/H+ antiporter subunit E → MILFLWNILLALLWGALTGAMTPLNLLAGFVLAYAALSLTRAGAESGYFLRTRRLLLFFPWFLWQMVVSNLRVAYDIITPWHTSRPGVVAVPLDAETDLEITLLANLITLTPGTLTLDVSEDRRTLYLHAMFITDPEDVRREIKDGLERRLLELLR